CGGGCGCTGAACGAGCTGGGCCTGGCCGGCTGGATCGCCGAACTTCCGGACGGGTTGGGGACCCGGCTGGGCGAGGGCGGGCACGTGCTCTCCGCCGGTCAGGAGCAGTTGGTGGCGTTCGCCCGGATCCTGGTCCGTGACCCGCATGTGGTGATCCTCGACGAGGCCACCGCACGGCTGGATCCGGTCACCGAGGCGCGGGTGCAGCGGGCCACCGAACGACTGCTGCTCGACCGGATCGGGATCGTCATCGCCCACCGACTCTCCTCGGTGCGCCGCTGCGACGAGGTCGTCGTGCTGGCCGACGGCGCGGTGGTCGAGGCCGGCCCGCTGGAGACGTCGACACGCTTCGCCGAGCTGCTGGCGACCAGTCACGCCGCCGCGTACGCCGCAGCGGCGCCGGCCGGCCGCGCGGGCGCCGGCACCGACCTGCTGGTCGGCCCCGGCCCGGCCGACGCCTGGCCGAGCGAGCCGGCGAGCGCACCGGCCGAGCCGGTCGGGCCAGTCGGGCCGGTCGGAACGAGCACGCCGGCCGGGCCGGTTGGGCCGGTCGAGCCGAGTGGGCTGGTCGGGCCGGTCGGAACGAGCGCGCCGATTGGGCTGGTCGAGCCGACTGGATCGGTTGGGCCGGTCGGGCCGACCCGTGCCGACCCGCCGCCACTGCCGCCCGTACCGCCGGCTCGGACGCTGCGGGAGATCTTCCGACTCTGTACCAACGATCCCCGGTACGGGCTGGCCGCGATCGGGCTGTTCCTCGGGCTCAGCCTGCTGGGGCTGGACGGCCCGGTGCTGCCGTGGCTCTGGGCCGACGTGGTCGACGGGACCGGCAACCCGTACCTGCCGGCGGTGGGGATCGCGGCCGGGCTGCTGGTCACCCTGCCGCTGCCGTACTACACCCACGTCTGGTTCCCCCAGTGGTGGGTGCGGCAGATGTTGCGGATCGGCCTGCGCCTGGTGCACGGCCAGACCGGGCCGCGCCGGGTCAGCTCGCACACCCCGGCCGAGGTGGTGGCGCAGGGCGGCGACACCGAGCGGGTGGTCCAGCTCGCCGACAACGTGCTGGACCAGGCCGTCGCGCTGGTCCTGGTGGTCGCCATGACGGCGGTCACCGGCAGCGTCGTACCGGGGCTGTTCTTCCTCGGCACGATGGTCGTCTCCGGGCTGGCCGCGACGCTGTTCGGGCCGAAGCTCGAGCGTGCGGCCCGGGCGACGGTGGCGGCGCGGGCTGCCTTCGCCACCGCGTTGGTCTCCACGCTCTCCGCGGCGCGGACGGTGAAGCTCGCCGGCGCGACCGCGGCGGTGCTACGTCACCTTGCGGACCTGGATGTGGTGCGCAGCGACCGGCAGCGGCGGGAGATCTCGGTGCAGGTGTGGTCGCGCTCCACGCCGTCGGTCGCCAGCGGGCTGTTGCCGATCGGCGCGTGGGCGCTCTACCTGAACGGCGGACTCTCCGCCGGGGCGGTGCTGGTGGCCGTCTCCACCCTGGGCGCGGCCCGCTGGTTCGCCTGGACGACGGCGTCGTTGATCTCCCAGCTGCCCTCTGCGCGGGTCTGGACCCGACGCACGGTGGCGATGACCGGGGTGAACGCGTACTCCGCGGGGGTGCCGGCGGTCGATCTGGCCGCCGGGACGGCGCCCGCGCCGAGTATGCCGCCCCGGCATCCGCTGCGACGACTGGAGCTGCGCGGCTTCGGGGTGGTGCACTCCGACGGCACGGTCGCCGTCCGGGATGTGGACCTGGCCGTGCAGCGCGGGCAGTTGGTGCTGGTCGTCGGGCCGGTCGGCTCGGGCAAGTCGTCGCTGTTGCGGGCGTTGGCCGGGATCGTGCACCACACCGGTGAGCTGTCCTGGAACGGCGACCCGGTCACCGAGCCGGAGTTGTTCCTGCGCCCCAACCAGGTCGGCTACGTCGGCCAGTTGCCCCGGGTGCTCTCCGGCACGGTGGCCGACAACATCGCGCTCGGCCACCAGGTGGACGCGGCCGGGGCGGTCACCACCGCCCAGCTCGACCACGACCTGGCCGCTGCCGGCGGTGGGCTGGGCCTGCTCATCGGGCACAAGGGCACCCGGCTCTCCGGCGGCCAGCTGCAACGGCTGGCGCTGGCCCGGGCGCTGGCGCCGCGTACCGAGCTGCTGGTCGCCGACGACGTGTCGTCGGCGCTGGACGTCACCACCGAGCTGGCGCTGTGGCAGGCGCTGCGCGCGCACGGGGTGACCGTGGTCGGCTCGACCGCGAAGCGCGCCGCGTTGGTCCGCGCCGACCACGTGGTGGTGCTGCTCGGCGGCACGGTGGCAGCCCAGGGGACCTGGCGGGACCTGGAGGGCGACTGGTCGCACCTGGCTGGCTGACGGTGGGGCGGCCGCCCGGCACGGCAGCCGTCCCACCGGCGGAGGTCAGCGGGTGCGGCAGCCGCCCCACCGGCAGGGGTCAGGCGGCGCGGGCGTACTGGGCGGGCCCGGTGTACGTGACGCCGAGTTTGGCGGCGGCGCGGCGCGGCCAGTACGGGTCGCGCAGCAGCTCCCGGCCGAGCAGCACCAGGTCGGCCTCGCCACCGGCGACGATCTGCTCGGCGTGCTCCGGCTCGACGATCAGGCCGACGGCACCGGTCGGTACGCCGGCCTCGCGGCGGATCCGGGCGGCCAGCGGCACCTGGTAGCCAGGGCCCAGCGGGACGCGCGCGTCCGGGTGTGCGCCGCCGGAGGAGGCGTCGACGAGGTCCACGCCGGCGCCGGCCAGCTCGGCGGCGAGCACGACGCTGTCCTCGGCCGTCCAGCCGCCCTCGACCCAGTCGGTGGCGGAGATCCGGGTGAGCACCGGCACGGTCTCGCCGACCGTCGCGCGTACCGCGCGGGCCACCTCCAGGGTGAGCCGCATGCGGCCGGCCCGGTCACCACCGTAGGAGTCGGTGCGGTGGTTGGTCAGCGGCGAGAGGAACTCGTGGAGCAGGTAGCCGTGCGCGGCGTGGATCTCCACGGCGGCGAAGCCGGCGTCCAGCGCCCGCCCGGCGGCGGTGGCGAAGGCCTTGACCACGCCGGCGATCCCGGCCGCGTCGAGGGCGGTCGGCACCCGGTAGTTGGCGACGAACGGCTCCGCCCCGGGACCGACCGGCGTCCAGCCGCCCTCGGCGTCCGGCACGCCGCCGCGGGTCTGGGCCCACGGACGGTAGGTGGAGGCCTTGAAGCCGGCGTGCGCGAGCTGCACGGCGGGCACCGCGCCCTGGCCGGCGACGAACGCGGTCACCGGCCGCCACGCGTCGACATGCGCGTCGGACCACAGCCCGGTGTCCTGCGGGCTGATCCGGCCCTCGGGCAGCACGGCGGTCGCTTCGGTCAGCACCAGCCCGACCCCTCCGACCGCGCGCGTGCCGAGGTGGATCAGGTGCCAGTCGGTGGGCAGACCGTCCGGGCCGGCGGAGTACTGGCACATCGGCGCCATGGCGATCCGGTTGGGCAGCGTCACCGCGCGCAGGGTCAGCGGCGTGAACAGGGAGCTCATCTCGTCATCCTCTCAAGAACCGACGACGGGCCCCTCGGATGAGAGGCCCGTCGCTGGTGGTGCGAACTGGTCAGGCGGGGACGGGGCTGAGCTCGTCCTGCCGGTCGGGCCGGGTGTTCGCGACCGGCTCCGGGTCGGTCAGGTCCCGCCGGCCGGCGGATTCGTACGCGGCCCGGTCGAGGGTGCCCTCGCGGGCAGCGACGACGGTCGGCACCAGGGCCTGCCCGGCCACGTTGGTGGCGGTCCGGATCATGTCGAGGATCGGGTCGATGGCCAGCAGCAGGCCGGCGCCGGCCAGCGGCAGGCCCAGCGTGCTCAGGGTGAGGGTGAGCATCACGATCGCGCCGGTCAGGCCGGCGGTGGCCGCCGAGCCGACCACCGAGACGAAGGCGATCAGCAGGTAGTCGGTGATGCCGAGGTCCACGCCGAACACCTGGGCCACGAAGATCGCGGCGAGTGCCGGGTAGATCGCGGCGCAGCCGTCCATCTTCGTGGTGGCGCCGAACGGCACCGCGAACGAGGCGTACTCACGGGGCACGCCGAGCCGCTCGACGGAACGCTGGGTCACCGGCATGGTGCCCACCGAGGAGCGGGACACGAAGGCCAGCTCGATCGCCGGCCAGGCGCCGGCGAAGAAGCGCAGCGGGTTGAGCCGGCCGGCGAGGATCAGCACCAGCGGGTAGACCACGAACAGCACGATGGCGCAGCCGACGTAGACGGCGGTGGTGAACTTGGCCAGCGGGGCCAGCAGGTCCCAGCCGTACGAGGCGACGGCGTTGCCGATCAGGCCGAGGGTGCCGATCGGGGCGAGTCGGATGACCCACCAGAGCGCCTTCTGGACGATCTCCAACAGCGAGCGGTTCAGCGCCACGAACGGCTCGGCGGCCTCGCCGACCAGCAGCGCCGCCGCACCGACCACGAGGGCGAGGAAGACGATCTGGAGGACGTTGCCCTCGACGAACGCGCCGACCGGGTTGGTGGGCACGATGCCGGTGAGGAAGTCGGTCCAGGAGCCGGTGTTCTTCGGCGGTGCCGCGCCACCCAGGTCGAGGGTCACGCCCTTGCCCGGGTTGGTGAGCAGGCCGAGGCCGATGCCGATGCCCACCGCGATAAGCGCGGTGATGCCGAACCACAGCAGGGTCTTCAACGCGAGCCGGGCGGCGTTGGCCACGCCGCGCAGGCT
The nucleotide sequence above comes from Micromonospora sp. NBC_00389. Encoded proteins:
- a CDS encoding ATP-binding cassette domain-containing protein — encoded protein: MRLLRDLWGTSTRRMTIVAVLIVLGAAGQAGASALAGAVLVHRSAGFFAVLAAALVAVVLSDLAVSLLMAGLTADWSADVRRRLCRVALGQDLPTLETTPVGELLDRIDGDVYQVASAVRNQGTRLAQGLCVGLLSMVVALVVWWPAGIAMLLLTVVLAVGLRRPTARIGPARMAEEEAWSDLAAVMEEAVHGQDDVRTSLARPYVLRLYARRAAAVLSRGHLVWVLSARVATAATATIRAGIGVVVLGGAWALTTDRVDAARLTAIWLLALAFGATAEHVSRMVPEIQEALGAWARVQLLQKARQEPVGGASPTEGDLRIRELTFGYQVSGPESGRGAALRGLSLTFARGRSYALIGRTGSGKSTLAKVLTRAVDVPPGTVFLGGTDLCDLDVEQLRRWVALVPQRTEILAGTLAENVALFDPELLDAAARALNELGLAGWIAELPDGLGTRLGEGGHVLSAGQEQLVAFARILVRDPHVVILDEATARLDPVTEARVQRATERLLLDRIGIVIAHRLSSVRRCDEVVVLADGAVVEAGPLETSTRFAELLATSHAAAYAAAAPAGRAGAGTDLLVGPGPADAWPSEPASAPAEPVGPVGPVGTSTPAGPVGPVEPSGLVGPVGTSAPIGLVEPTGSVGPVGPTRADPPPLPPVPPARTLREIFRLCTNDPRYGLAAIGLFLGLSLLGLDGPVLPWLWADVVDGTGNPYLPAVGIAAGLLVTLPLPYYTHVWFPQWWVRQMLRIGLRLVHGQTGPRRVSSHTPAEVVAQGGDTERVVQLADNVLDQAVALVLVVAMTAVTGSVVPGLFFLGTMVVSGLAATLFGPKLERAARATVAARAAFATALVSTLSAARTVKLAGATAAVLRHLADLDVVRSDRQRREISVQVWSRSTPSVASGLLPIGAWALYLNGGLSAGAVLVAVSTLGAARWFAWTTASLISQLPSARVWTRRTVAMTGVNAYSAGVPAVDLAAGTAPAPSMPPRHPLRRLELRGFGVVHSDGTVAVRDVDLAVQRGQLVLVVGPVGSGKSSLLRALAGIVHHTGELSWNGDPVTEPELFLRPNQVGYVGQLPRVLSGTVADNIALGHQVDAAGAVTTAQLDHDLAAAGGGLGLLIGHKGTRLSGGQLQRLALARALAPRTELLVADDVSSALDVTTELALWQALRAHGVTVVGSTAKRAALVRADHVVVLLGGTVAAQGTWRDLEGDWSHLAG
- a CDS encoding dicarboxylate/amino acid:cation symporter, coding for MRKIPFSVQILLGLVLGVALGFLARTNDLSWLTSTLHTVGGLFIQLLKLAVPPLVFTAIVVSVVSLRGVANAARLALKTLLWFGITALIAVGIGIGLGLLTNPGKGVTLDLGGAAPPKNTGSWTDFLTGIVPTNPVGAFVEGNVLQIVFLALVVGAAALLVGEAAEPFVALNRSLLEIVQKALWWVIRLAPIGTLGLIGNAVASYGWDLLAPLAKFTTAVYVGCAIVLFVVYPLVLILAGRLNPLRFFAGAWPAIELAFVSRSSVGTMPVTQRSVERLGVPREYASFAVPFGATTKMDGCAAIYPALAAIFVAQVFGVDLGITDYLLIAFVSVVGSAATAGLTGAIVMLTLTLSTLGLPLAGAGLLLAIDPILDMIRTATNVAGQALVPTVVAAREGTLDRAAYESAGRRDLTDPEPVANTRPDRQDELSPVPA
- a CDS encoding NADH:flavin oxidoreductase/NADH oxidase, which encodes MSSLFTPLTLRAVTLPNRIAMAPMCQYSAGPDGLPTDWHLIHLGTRAVGGVGLVLTEATAVLPEGRISPQDTGLWSDAHVDAWRPVTAFVAGQGAVPAVQLAHAGFKASTYRPWAQTRGGVPDAEGGWTPVGPGAEPFVANYRVPTALDAAGIAGVVKAFATAAGRALDAGFAAVEIHAAHGYLLHEFLSPLTNHRTDSYGGDRAGRMRLTLEVARAVRATVGETVPVLTRISATDWVEGGWTAEDSVVLAAELAGAGVDLVDASSGGAHPDARVPLGPGYQVPLAARIRREAGVPTGAVGLIVEPEHAEQIVAGGEADLVLLGRELLRDPYWPRRAAAKLGVTYTGPAQYARAA